The following coding sequences are from one Fibrobacter sp. window:
- the rpsH gene encoding 30S ribosomal protein S8 produces the protein MTDQIADMFNRIRNAIQAKKRTVNVPASNLKKEITRILFENHFISKYAFVNEEGKQGIIKILLKYDDELRNSIQGIKRISTPGRKQYKGAQQLPKVLNGMGIAIVSTSKGVMTDKECRKMNVGGEVIGIVW, from the coding sequence TTGACCGATCAAATTGCAGATATGTTCAACCGTATTAGGAATGCGATTCAGGCAAAGAAACGTACAGTGAATGTGCCTGCTTCAAATCTTAAGAAAGAGATCACCCGTATTTTGTTTGAGAATCATTTCATCAGCAAATACGCTTTTGTCAATGAAGAAGGAAAGCAGGGTATTATCAAGATACTGCTCAAGTATGATGATGAACTGCGTAATTCCATTCAGGGCATAAAGAGAATAAGTACACCTGGACGTAAGCAGTACAAAGGGGCGCAGCAGCTTCCCAAGGTCCTTAACGGAATGGGAATAGCCATTGTTTCTACATCCAAAGGTGTAATGACCGACAAAGAATGCCGCAAGATGAATGTAGGCGGTGAGGTGATCGGAATAGTCTGGTAG
- the rplP gene encoding 50S ribosomal protein L16, whose translation MLSPKKVKWRKTQRGRMRGLATRCNKIDFGEYGLQAMQPGWIDNRQIEAARIAMTRFIKRGGKIWIRIFPDKPFTKHPAESRMGKGKGSPEGWVAVVRPGTVMFEMAGVKEETAREALRLAAQKLPIQARFVEIEK comes from the coding sequence ATGCTGTCACCGAAGAAAGTTAAGTGGAGAAAAACTCAGCGCGGGCGGATGAGGGGACTTGCCACCCGGTGCAATAAAATTGATTTCGGCGAATATGGCCTTCAGGCCATGCAGCCGGGGTGGATCGATAACAGGCAGATTGAAGCGGCGCGTATTGCGATGACCCGTTTTATTAAAAGGGGTGGGAAGATCTGGATTCGTATTTTCCCTGACAAGCCTTTCACAAAGCATCCTGCTGAATCCCGTATGGGAAAAGGAAAAGGATCTCCTGAGGGCTGGGTAGCTGTAGTGAGGCCCGGAACAGTGATGTTCGAAATGGCTGGAGTAAAGGAAGAGACTGCCAGGGAAGCACTTCGTCTGGCGGCTCAGAAGCTTCCCATTCAGGCAAGATTTGTTGAAATCGAAAAATAA
- the rpmJ gene encoding 50S ribosomal protein L36, whose translation MKVRASVKRICNGCKVIKRKGTVRVICAKNPKHKQRQG comes from the coding sequence TTGAAAGTGCGTGCATCGGTAAAGAGAATATGCAACGGATGCAAAGTCATCAAGAGGAAAGGTACTGTACGGGTAATCTGCGCAAAAAACCCGAAACACAAACAGCGCCAGGGATGA
- the rpsD gene encoding 30S ribosomal protein S4 produces MAVYHGPRCRQCRREGVKLMLKGERCKSENCAVERRPFPPGMRVSKRRRTSTEYNLQLREKQKIRRIYGVLEKQFELYFGTAARSSGVTGEKLLQILEMRLDNIIYRLGLAPSRSSARLLVLHNHFRVNGKKINIPSYQVKAGDTIQVREKSKNLEIIHSSLKALRDIPEWLTIDKVKLEGSVIRVPERAAIPVNVQEQLVVELYSR; encoded by the coding sequence ATGGCAGTTTATCATGGTCCCCGATGCAGGCAGTGCCGCAGGGAAGGCGTGAAGCTGATGCTTAAAGGGGAGCGGTGCAAATCGGAGAACTGTGCTGTTGAGCGCAGACCATTTCCACCGGGAATGCGTGTTTCAAAAAGAAGGCGTACATCGACCGAATACAACCTGCAGTTGCGTGAGAAACAGAAGATACGTCGCATTTACGGCGTTCTGGAAAAACAGTTTGAGCTTTACTTTGGGACTGCTGCCAGGTCGAGTGGAGTGACGGGTGAGAAATTGCTCCAGATTCTCGAAATGCGCCTGGATAACATTATCTACCGTCTGGGCCTCGCACCATCTCGGTCAAGTGCCAGGTTGCTTGTGTTGCACAATCATTTCCGGGTAAACGGTAAAAAGATAAATATCCCATCTTACCAGGTAAAGGCCGGGGATACGATTCAGGTAAGAGAGAAAAGCAAGAACCTTGAAATAATCCATAGTTCATTAAAGGCTTTGCGGGACATTCCGGAGTGGTTAACCATTGACAAAGTCAAACTGGAAGGATCTGTGATCCGTGTTCCAGAGCGGGCAGCCATACCGGTTAACGTTCAAGAACAGCTCGTAGTCGAACTGTACTCCAGATAA
- the rpsK gene encoding 30S ribosomal protein S11 — protein MNKESSASTRKIKKKASAEGVAHIRATFNNTIINVTDANGNVVAWNTPGKSGFKGSRKSTPFAAGIAAEVVGKMAYDAGVRKVEVHLRGAGNGRESAIRALAAAGIRIVAIKDFTAVPHNGCRPPKRRRV, from the coding sequence ATGAATAAAGAGAGCAGTGCCAGTACCAGGAAAATCAAAAAAAAGGCCTCTGCAGAGGGTGTAGCTCATATCAGAGCGACATTCAACAACACAATTATCAATGTTACAGACGCTAATGGCAATGTTGTGGCGTGGAACACACCTGGAAAATCCGGGTTCAAGGGATCGCGCAAGAGCACTCCATTTGCAGCGGGAATTGCCGCTGAGGTAGTTGGAAAGATGGCTTATGATGCCGGAGTGAGGAAGGTGGAGGTACATCTGAGGGGTGCCGGTAATGGTCGGGAGAGTGCGATCAGGGCTCTTGCAGCAGCCGGTATCAGGATTGTTGCGATTAAAGATTTCACGGCTGTGCCGCATAATGGTTGCAGGCCGCCAAAACGCAGAAGAGTATAA
- the rplX gene encoding 50S ribosomal protein L24, translating into MAFRLRKNDMVQVISGEYKGKTGKILKVIPEKNRAIVEGINMIKRHTKPTPKNQQGGIVEKEASIDLSNIMLLCPKTGKPTRVGVSVLESGKRVRFSKKAKELIE; encoded by the coding sequence ATGGCATTCAGGCTTCGGAAGAATGACATGGTTCAGGTGATTTCCGGGGAGTATAAGGGCAAGACTGGTAAGATCCTGAAGGTTATTCCTGAAAAGAACAGAGCAATAGTTGAAGGTATCAATATGATCAAGAGGCACACAAAGCCCACTCCTAAAAACCAGCAGGGTGGAATAGTGGAGAAAGAGGCTTCTATTGATCTTTCGAATATTATGCTTTTGTGTCCAAAAACAGGTAAACCTACCCGGGTCGGTGTAAGTGTTCTTGAGAGTGGCAAAAGGGTAAGGTTTTCCAAAAAGGCTAAGGAGTTGATAGAGTGA
- a CDS encoding 50S ribosomal protein L18 — MNNSERRLIERKRRAERVRKSIAGTPERPRLCVRRSLNHIYAQIIDDVNRRTLIEVGSRGRDFAQKIAGKKVTKTEISKMIGEMLAEQAKEKGVTTVVFDRKGYLFHGRVKALAEAARSKGLAF; from the coding sequence ATGAATAATTCTGAAAGAAGACTTATTGAACGTAAACGCAGGGCTGAGCGTGTGCGTAAATCTATTGCTGGAACTCCTGAAAGGCCTCGTTTGTGTGTGCGCCGCAGCTTGAATCATATCTATGCGCAGATTATTGATGATGTGAATCGCAGGACTCTGATTGAGGTCGGCAGCAGGGGTAGAGATTTTGCACAGAAAATAGCCGGTAAAAAAGTGACCAAAACGGAAATTTCCAAAATGATTGGTGAGATGCTGGCCGAGCAGGCAAAGGAAAAAGGTGTTACTACGGTGGTTTTTGACAGGAAGGGATATCTTTTTCATGGCCGGGTGAAAGCTCTGGCTGAGGCAGCCCGCAGTAAAGGGTTGGCTTTCTGA
- the rpsS gene encoding 30S ribosomal protein S19: MSRSIKKGPFVDDHLSKKVDEANKSGQKKVIKTWSRRSVILPEFVGHTFAVHNGNKFIPVYVSENMVGHKLGEFSPTRQFRGHSGAAKSDKSASVKR, encoded by the coding sequence ATGTCGCGTTCGATAAAAAAAGGTCCATTTGTAGATGATCATCTCTCGAAGAAGGTAGATGAGGCGAACAAGTCTGGTCAGAAGAAGGTGATAAAGACATGGTCACGCCGATCTGTTATTCTTCCGGAGTTTGTAGGTCATACATTCGCGGTACACAATGGAAACAAATTCATACCGGTTTATGTTTCCGAGAACATGGTTGGGCACAAGCTTGGGGAATTTTCCCCGACACGTCAGTTCCGTGGTCACAGTGGTGCCGCTAAATCCGACAAATCCGCATCTGTAAAAAGATAG
- the rpsQ gene encoding 30S ribosomal protein S17, giving the protein MAERNNRKERVGVVVSDKMDKSVVVKIERKFMHPVYGRIVRTSSRYIAHDEKNESKVGDTVKIIETRPLSRTKRWRVGEILEKAK; this is encoded by the coding sequence ATGGCTGAAAGAAACAATCGTAAAGAACGTGTAGGTGTTGTCGTAAGTGACAAAATGGACAAGAGTGTCGTGGTGAAGATTGAACGGAAGTTCATGCACCCGGTATATGGAAGGATAGTAAGGACCAGCTCCAGATATATTGCTCATGATGAAAAAAACGAGAGCAAAGTTGGCGACACTGTGAAAATTATCGAGACTCGCCCGTTGTCAAGGACCAAGAGATGGCGGGTTGGAGAGATCCTGGAAAAAGCAAAATAA
- the rpmD gene encoding 50S ribosomal protein L30 produces the protein MAKKLKVTQIRSTIGKLEDQKRTVRALGLGKIRKSIIHNDTPSIRGMINKVVHLVQVEEVDGE, from the coding sequence ATGGCCAAGAAGTTGAAGGTTACACAGATTCGAAGCACGATCGGAAAGCTGGAAGATCAAAAGCGCACGGTTCGTGCATTGGGGCTGGGGAAAATCCGCAAGAGTATTATTCATAATGATACACCCAGCATTCGCGGGATGATCAATAAAGTTGTTCACCTGGTGCAAGTTGAAGAAGTGGATGGAGAATGA
- a CDS encoding type Z 30S ribosomal protein S14, with amino-acid sequence MAKKALIEKSRKKPKFSTRKYTRCRRCGRPRAFIRDFGICRICFREMALKGEIPGVVKASW; translated from the coding sequence GTGGCTAAGAAAGCATTGATAGAGAAGAGCAGGAAAAAACCGAAATTTTCGACCCGTAAGTATACCAGATGCAGACGATGTGGCAGACCGCGGGCATTTATCCGCGATTTTGGCATCTGCAGGATCTGTTTTCGTGAAATGGCTCTGAAGGGTGAAATTCCCGGTGTGGTGAAAGCCAGCTGGTAA
- the rpsM gene encoding 30S ribosomal protein S13 produces the protein MARVAGVDIPNNKCAEIALTYVFGVGRSTAKAILEKAGIDFTKKVKDLSEEELDRIRRIIDSEYQTEGNLRSAVRMNIKRLMDIGCYRGLRHRRGLPANGQRTRTNARTRKGPRKTIANKKKASVKG, from the coding sequence GTGGCTCGTGTAGCAGGAGTCGATATTCCAAATAATAAGTGTGCCGAAATAGCCTTAACCTATGTGTTTGGTGTCGGCAGGTCGACAGCTAAGGCGATACTGGAGAAAGCCGGAATCGACTTTACCAAGAAAGTGAAGGATCTTTCCGAGGAAGAACTGGATCGTATCAGGCGTATTATTGACAGTGAGTATCAGACAGAGGGTAACCTCAGGAGTGCAGTACGCATGAATATCAAGCGTCTGATGGACATTGGTTGTTATCGTGGTCTAAGGCATCGTCGTGGTTTGCCTGCCAACGGGCAGCGTACCCGTACGAATGCAAGGACGAGGAAGGGTCCGCGTAAGACGATTGCCAATAAGAAAAAAGCATCTGTTAAGGGCTGA
- the rplF gene encoding 50S ribosomal protein L6, with protein MSRIGKVPVKIPGGVQVSVVGQKIEVKGSKGTLSREFPRDLKIEVKDNQVFVSPAIQSENVKALWGLYKVLIDNMVIGVSQGYKKILEVVGVGYKAELKGKDLSVAAGFSSPKMFKARQGVTFTVDGGTKITVEGIDKELVGQAAADIRRIRPPEPYKGKGIRYLDEKIRRKAGKTAGK; from the coding sequence TTGTCTCGCATAGGAAAAGTGCCAGTCAAAATACCAGGTGGGGTTCAGGTGTCTGTTGTCGGACAGAAGATCGAGGTGAAGGGGAGCAAGGGGACTCTTTCCCGCGAATTCCCCCGGGATCTCAAGATCGAGGTAAAGGACAACCAGGTTTTTGTTTCACCTGCAATTCAGAGTGAAAATGTCAAGGCACTCTGGGGTCTCTACAAGGTACTGATTGATAACATGGTTATCGGAGTCTCTCAGGGTTATAAGAAGATACTGGAGGTTGTCGGGGTGGGTTACAAGGCTGAGCTTAAGGGAAAAGATCTCAGCGTTGCAGCGGGTTTTTCCAGTCCCAAGATGTTCAAGGCTCGCCAGGGTGTCACCTTTACGGTGGATGGTGGAACAAAGATAACTGTAGAGGGGATTGATAAAGAGCTGGTAGGGCAGGCAGCAGCGGATATTCGTCGTATCAGACCGCCGGAACCTTACAAAGGCAAGGGGATAAGATACCTTGATGAGAAGATCAGAAGAAAAGCTGGAAAGACCGCTGGAAAATAA
- the rplV gene encoding 50S ribosomal protein L22 yields the protein MESKATVRYLRSTARKTRLVADAVRGMMVGEALSLLDLNINKRVATDISKLLKSAVANLQSKHTDAAIDVNELRIKEISVDEGPVMKRFRPRSHGRASQILKRMCHVTVTVAN from the coding sequence GTGGAATCTAAAGCTACAGTGCGTTATCTGCGTTCGACTGCGAGAAAGACCCGTCTGGTTGCGGATGCGGTACGTGGGATGATGGTTGGAGAGGCGTTGAGTCTTCTTGATCTTAACATAAATAAGAGAGTCGCAACTGATATTTCCAAGTTACTGAAGTCTGCTGTTGCCAACCTACAGAGCAAGCATACGGATGCAGCCATTGATGTCAATGAGCTTCGTATCAAGGAGATTTCTGTTGATGAGGGTCCAGTGATGAAACGGTTTCGTCCGCGGTCTCATGGCCGGGCATCACAGATTCTTAAACGTATGTGTCATGTAACTGTCACGGTTGCTAATTAA
- the infA gene encoding translation initiation factor IF-1 has product MAKNDSIQVEGTVTETLPNASFKVMLENKHEILAHISGKMRMNYIRILPGDKVLVELSPYDLTRGRIVYRYK; this is encoded by the coding sequence ATGGCGAAGAATGATTCGATACAGGTGGAGGGTACGGTAACTGAGACTTTGCCAAATGCTTCGTTCAAGGTGATGCTTGAAAACAAGCATGAAATACTGGCACATATTTCGGGAAAGATGCGAATGAATTATATTCGAATCCTTCCCGGGGACAAAGTCCTGGTTGAACTTTCACCCTACGACTTGACTCGTGGAAGAATTGTTTACAGATACAAGTAA
- the secY gene encoding preprotein translocase subunit SecY, whose product MLETFKNIFRIPELKKRILFTLFIIFIYRVGGHVPTPGIDPRVLSDFLAQSQNSLFGLYDMFVGGAFKRVTVFALGIMPYISASIIIQLLGTVFPYFHKLQKEGGEGRKKLTQYTRYGTVLLSIIQAVGISIFLQSITSPVTGLKAVNPDLEGIRFTLLTTLSLTTGTMLIMWLGEQITNRGLGNGISLIIFIGIIAQLPDAVLAEIQQVVAGTRHPFMELVILAVILSMTAFIVMMTQATRRIPIQTPKKVVGNKMYAGQNTVLPLRLNMAGVIPIIFASSIMTFPGMIRSFFPESALMEDLFRWFAPGGVLYSLSFAVLIIFFTYFYTAIIFNPLDIADNLKRSGGFIPGIRPGKKTAEFLDNVLTRITLPGSVFLAFIAIVPFLMMGAMKINFYFGGTSVLIVVGVALDTLQQLESHLQMRNYEGFMKKGKLRGRRF is encoded by the coding sequence GTGCTTGAGACTTTCAAGAACATATTCAGGATTCCGGAGTTAAAGAAGCGTATACTCTTTACGCTCTTTATCATCTTTATTTACCGGGTCGGAGGGCATGTTCCTACTCCTGGAATTGATCCAAGAGTATTGTCCGATTTTCTTGCGCAATCGCAGAATTCACTTTTCGGACTTTATGACATGTTCGTTGGTGGCGCGTTTAAAAGGGTGACGGTTTTTGCTCTTGGTATAATGCCCTACATCAGTGCATCGATTATCATTCAGTTGCTGGGAACTGTATTTCCCTATTTCCACAAGCTTCAAAAGGAAGGCGGGGAGGGCCGTAAGAAGCTTACGCAGTATACCCGTTATGGAACAGTTCTTCTTTCAATAATACAGGCAGTAGGTATCAGCATTTTCCTTCAGAGCATTACTTCTCCGGTAACCGGACTGAAGGCTGTCAATCCTGATCTTGAAGGAATAAGATTTACATTGCTTACCACGCTGAGTTTAACGACCGGTACCATGTTGATCATGTGGCTGGGAGAGCAGATCACCAACCGTGGACTTGGTAATGGAATATCTCTGATAATTTTTATCGGTATTATTGCGCAATTGCCTGATGCGGTTCTGGCGGAGATTCAACAGGTTGTAGCCGGGACTCGTCATCCATTTATGGAACTGGTGATTCTGGCAGTGATTCTCAGTATGACAGCATTTATCGTGATGATGACTCAGGCGACAAGACGTATTCCGATACAGACTCCAAAGAAGGTTGTAGGTAATAAGATGTATGCTGGGCAGAATACAGTTCTGCCGCTCAGACTGAATATGGCTGGAGTGATTCCGATTATTTTCGCATCATCGATAATGACTTTTCCCGGTATGATTCGCAGCTTTTTTCCTGAATCTGCACTGATGGAGGATCTTTTCAGGTGGTTTGCTCCGGGAGGGGTTCTTTATTCATTGAGCTTCGCGGTGTTAATTATTTTCTTTACCTATTTTTACACTGCGATCATTTTTAATCCTCTTGATATCGCGGACAATTTGAAGCGGTCCGGAGGGTTTATCCCGGGTATCAGGCCTGGAAAGAAGACTGCGGAGTTTCTGGACAATGTTCTGACACGAATAACTCTGCCTGGATCGGTTTTTCTGGCGTTTATTGCGATAGTACCATTTTTGATGATGGGTGCTATGAAGATCAATTTTTACTTTGGCGGGACGAGTGTTCTGATTGTTGTGGGAGTCGCTCTGGATACTCTTCAGCAGCTTGAATCTCATTTGCAGATGCGTAATTATGAGGGTTTTATGAAGAAAGGAAAGTTACGCGGCAGACGGTTTTAG
- the rpsC gene encoding 30S ribosomal protein S3, which produces MGQKTNPVGLRLGITRSWFSNWFAKERFPDYLYEDLLIRNYLRKRLEHGGIAALEIERTAKRVTVGIHTSRPGIVIGKKGEEVERLKGELQHLTQKEIQINIREVKKPEMDSQLVADNIARQVEKRVSYKKATKKAISTAMRMGAEGIKIQIAGRLNGAEIARTETYKEGRIPLHTLRADIDYATATAHTTYGCVGIKVWICKGEVINRVEKQPAKEGVHA; this is translated from the coding sequence GTGGGTCAGAAAACAAATCCGGTGGGGTTGAGATTAGGTATAACCCGTTCCTGGTTTTCAAATTGGTTTGCCAAAGAGCGTTTTCCGGACTATCTCTACGAAGATCTTCTTATTCGCAATTATCTGCGGAAGAGACTCGAACATGGTGGAATTGCTGCTCTGGAGATAGAGCGTACTGCCAAGAGGGTCACAGTCGGGATTCATACATCCAGACCGGGAATTGTTATCGGAAAAAAAGGTGAGGAAGTAGAGCGGCTCAAGGGAGAACTGCAGCATCTTACTCAGAAAGAGATTCAGATCAATATTCGTGAGGTCAAGAAGCCTGAGATGGATTCTCAGTTGGTGGCCGATAACATCGCCCGCCAGGTTGAGAAGAGGGTTTCTTACAAGAAAGCCACGAAGAAAGCTATCTCAACTGCTATGAGAATGGGTGCTGAGGGAATAAAGATTCAGATTGCGGGACGTTTGAATGGTGCAGAGATAGCCAGAACTGAAACCTACAAGGAAGGTAGAATTCCGCTTCATACGTTAAGGGCGGATATAGATTATGCGACAGCTACTGCGCACACTACCTACGGGTGTGTGGGTATAAAGGTCTGGATCTGTAAAGGCGAAGTTATCAACCGTGTTGAGAAGCAGCCTGCCAAAGAAGGCGTGCACGCGTAG
- the rplN gene encoding 50S ribosomal protein L14, which translates to MIQEETWLNVADNSGAKKVECIKVLGGTSRRYASIGDVIIVSVKDVLPNGAVKKGTVAKAVIVRTTKEYGRKDGTYIRFSDNAAVIINDTGEPKGTRIFGPVARELREKKFMRIVSLAPEVL; encoded by the coding sequence ATGATACAGGAAGAGACATGGTTGAACGTCGCCGACAATTCCGGCGCAAAAAAGGTTGAGTGTATCAAAGTGTTAGGCGGGACCAGCAGACGTTACGCCAGTATCGGAGATGTTATTATAGTCTCTGTCAAAGATGTTCTCCCTAATGGTGCTGTAAAGAAGGGTACTGTGGCAAAGGCGGTTATTGTGAGGACCACAAAAGAGTATGGCCGTAAAGATGGTACTTATATTCGTTTCAGTGATAATGCTGCGGTAATAATCAATGATACAGGGGAACCGAAGGGAACTCGTATTTTTGGGCCGGTTGCACGTGAACTTCGTGAGAAGAAATTCATGAGAATCGTGTCTCTGGCACCTGAAGTTCTTTAA
- the rplO gene encoding 50S ribosomal protein L15, whose amino-acid sequence MRLNELKPAKGAKKDAKRIGRGTGSGSGSTAGKGNNGHRARSGSRDKLYFEGGQTPLTRRIPKRGFFSPFKVEYQIVNVGSLEKIENTGKEITVEQLYELGLIYEIDKPVKILGDGELTKAVSVKAHSFSKTAREKIEKAKGKAEVVSRA is encoded by the coding sequence CTGAGATTAAACGAGCTTAAGCCTGCAAAGGGTGCTAAGAAAGATGCCAAGAGAATTGGTCGTGGGACAGGCAGCGGGTCTGGATCAACTGCCGGAAAAGGAAACAATGGACACAGGGCCCGCAGTGGCTCTAGGGACAAGCTCTATTTTGAAGGTGGACAGACTCCCCTTACCAGGAGAATCCCCAAAAGAGGCTTTTTCAGTCCTTTCAAAGTCGAGTACCAGATTGTAAATGTCGGCAGTCTGGAAAAAATAGAGAATACCGGTAAAGAGATAACAGTGGAGCAACTCTATGAACTGGGACTGATTTATGAGATTGACAAGCCGGTAAAGATCCTCGGTGATGGAGAATTGACGAAAGCGGTTTCGGTAAAGGCACACTCTTTTTCCAAAACTGCCAGAGAAAAAATAGAAAAAGCCAAAGGGAAAGCAGAGGTCGTAAGTCGTGCTTGA
- the rpsE gene encoding 30S ribosomal protein S5: MNNEEILASGGESQLTDRLVAVSRCAKVVKGGRRFGFNALVAVGDGNGTVGIGMGKANDVTEAIRKAVENAKKNVVQVSLVDGTIPHEVIGHFGAGKIILKPAAPGTGVIAGGPARAVLELAGVRNILTKCLGTTNAHNVVKATLQGLLMLKTRDQIRDLRQVPVSTGA, encoded by the coding sequence TTGAATAACGAAGAGATTTTAGCAAGCGGCGGTGAATCCCAGTTGACAGACCGTTTAGTGGCAGTCAGCAGATGTGCCAAGGTGGTCAAAGGGGGACGGCGATTTGGTTTCAATGCTTTAGTGGCTGTCGGGGATGGAAACGGCACTGTTGGTATTGGAATGGGAAAAGCGAATGATGTTACCGAGGCAATCCGCAAGGCGGTCGAGAATGCCAAGAAAAACGTGGTACAGGTCAGTCTCGTTGACGGAACTATACCTCATGAGGTAATAGGTCATTTTGGTGCTGGAAAGATTATTCTCAAGCCGGCGGCGCCGGGAACAGGCGTGATTGCAGGCGGACCAGCCCGTGCTGTTCTTGAACTGGCTGGAGTGCGGAATATTCTCACGAAGTGTCTGGGCACAACCAATGCTCATAACGTCGTAAAAGCAACTCTTCAGGGGTTACTCATGTTGAAGACACGCGATCAGATCCGTGATCTTCGTCAGGTCCCAGTATCCACAGGTGCATGA
- the rpmC gene encoding 50S ribosomal protein L29 translates to MKTKEIRDLSPEELTKKIDGWEEELFNLRFQAKMGQLANPLQLRLVRRDIARGKTVLNEKVKVESASEK, encoded by the coding sequence ATGAAAACAAAAGAGATTCGTGATTTATCACCTGAAGAATTGACCAAGAAAATTGACGGCTGGGAAGAAGAGCTTTTTAATCTTCGCTTTCAGGCAAAAATGGGGCAGCTGGCCAACCCGTTGCAGCTCCGTCTTGTAAGACGTGATATTGCCCGGGGAAAAACAGTCCTGAATGAAAAGGTTAAAGTCGAGAGCGCTTCTGAAAAATAA
- the rplE gene encoding 50S ribosomal protein L5, with product MKRFNYKNVMQVPRLEKIVLNMGVGDAVADAKLIDEAVMTLREITGQKPVVTKARKAISNFKLRENMPIGCKVTLRQDRMWEFFDRLVSITIPRIRDFRGLSRKSFDGRGNYTMGVKEQIVFLEIDRDKISKISGMDICICTSAENNDEGMALLEEMGMPFRK from the coding sequence ATGAAAAGGTTTAATTACAAGAATGTAATGCAGGTTCCCAGACTTGAAAAGATTGTCCTCAATATGGGTGTTGGGGATGCGGTTGCTGATGCCAAGCTGATTGATGAAGCGGTGATGACACTTCGGGAAATCACGGGGCAGAAGCCGGTTGTGACAAAGGCCCGCAAGGCGATCTCCAATTTCAAACTGAGGGAGAATATGCCTATCGGATGTAAAGTTACCCTTCGTCAGGACCGGATGTGGGAGTTTTTCGATCGTCTGGTTTCCATAACGATTCCAAGAATCAGGGATTTTCGTGGTCTCTCCCGCAAGTCTTTTGACGGCAGGGGAAATTACACTATGGGAGTAAAGGAACAGATCGTATTTCTGGAAATTGACCGCGACAAGATTTCAAAGATTTCCGGGATGGATATCTGTATTTGTACATCCGCTGAAAATAATGATGAAGGAATGGCGCTTCTGGAAGAGATGGGGATGCCTTTCCGGAAATAA